The sequence CAATGAAATTTACATAGACATGTGTTTCaatgatttttgtttcttattgTCTGTCATTTTTGTTACCCTTTCCTCGAATCATTCTGATCTATATATTCACTTGCCATCATGTTAATCGCCACGTCTTTACGGACAGTTGTCTTACTTACGAGACTTCCTGACATTTTTATAAGCTTCCGTGTCgcaatttttagaatttaggAGCCAATTCTTACTAACCTAGCCAGCATTATgcaataaaggaaaaaaggttTGCTCTTGTAACCCAGAAAAGGAGCTGTCTGCAATTTGCATTACGTAGAGGGAAATGTACATTATACAAGAGCTCTAGTTAGCATGGAGATCACTAAACCAGATTTAGAACAGGGGTAGAAAATTTTACCAAGGTAAGAGCTACTTGATAACAATTTATAATTGCTGTAAAAATTCCCTTAATCTCGTTTCTAACTACTGATTGGCACTCTGTAAATTCCCTTAATCTCGTTTCTACCAACTGCTCaaaatatattgtttttgCAGTTTACTTTTATCCTGTACCACAAACCTTGAAATATTGAGCTGAAGATTCCGTACTTAGTAATTTTACTTGGACTTTGTAGGCACTCTATAAACATTATCAATTTTCCAGATGTGTTATGTTAATAATCAGACTACCAAAGTATTTACTTAGTTCCTGATTATCAAAACTGAATTCGTCCTGGAAGGCAGCATAAGTCACTTTTTTTTGCCAAGAATGAATATATTCCTTGCAAAGAAACAGAGACATCCATCAGGAGGAGCTTATCCAGATCATTTGGAATAcaagacaaaaaataattggCACCAGTTTCTCCATACTTAGAGAGCCAATCCGCAACACTACTACAATTTCTAGggacaaaattaaaagaaacagaGAACACAATTCTTAGCTAAACTCCTGATATCCTGCATAATAGAATTGATATCCCATGGGATATCCTTATCGTGGTTAAGACAATCAATCACCACCAAGGAGTCAGATTCACAAACTATCTTTGGGAACTTGAGGTATTTTGCGCGACTGACTGCATCCCTGAGAGCTAACGCCTCTGCCATGAGAGGAGAAGCACAGTGCAACTTCTTACAGCGGCGTCCACAGGAGATCCATTGTAGTTTCTGCCAACAAGCAAGCTTCGCTTTCCCCGACTTTGCAGAGAATGCTGCATCTGAGTTGAATTTGATAATTCCATCAGGGGGAGCACACCACCGAGCATTGGAATTGGAATGACAACAGGAATTTCATCagtttgtttctctttctatctctAGAATCTTCCGTTTTCATGCTTTCCAGACATGTCAGTTCAAGGGAGGTTTTGTTGAGTTGTCATCACGTAAAGAGAGAATGAGAGAATAATGTTACACTATGCATGGCTATTAAGGCAAATATATTTAGATccaagaaaaaattatttacattagAGGTGGAGATGATTCCGAGTTGCTACCACATCAGTCCTATGCTTCTACTTGGTGGAAGAGATGGCAGAGTCATCTTATCAAGAATCATCACccaaaaagtaagaaaaaagaaagcatttCTCTCCATCCGACATGGATCGGATGCATATAATTTGTAATCAATTTTCTCCTATTGCAGAATCAGAATCAGTACCAGAAAATAGAGCATTCCTCTGCGTAATCCATGGATCTTCAGCCGTGGCAGTCAAAATGTTATCAGGAAAGAGCATGGATCTACACAAGGGGCAGGTAACCTGTCCCTCATCTACCCAAGTATCCAGGCACTCTTTATGAAACACATGAGCACAGTTGCAAAGCTCTCTGATTTCATGGGTTTTGTTTATGGAATCTAAGCAGACAGGGCACATGCACACTTCATCTTCATCCTTCCCCAGTCTTGAGAGGATACTGCTAAATTTTCTGACTACAAGTCTCTTCTTAACAAGGGCTGTTAGAACATCAATAGGGACTGAAACTGGTATGGGGCACAGCCTATTGATTACAAGAACATAATCGTTGGCCTCCTCCTCCCTAGTATAAGCTTGTTGAGGTGGCTTGAGCAGACGCAGATGAGTGAGGGCCACAATGAACACAGTCTTGAAGTAATATATAGAGGCTACCAAGAACTTGATGCCAAAGCATGGCATCTTCACGGAGACAGAGAGAAAGCCCATTAATCTCTGGTTGTGATCGtgtaagagagagagagagagagagagagagagagagagagagatgctTAAAGGGTTTGAAGAAGTGAAAAGAGGAGCTGGGAGTTTATAGTGGAGAACAAGGTAGTATTTGACCCTTTAACTTATTTCTGGGTCCAATTTAACCCTTTTTGACCTTTTTGTCGCATTAGCCCAATAATCTCCATATTTTCAGTTATTTCCAAAAGatgaattaaaaatcataaaaaaggAATACTTTTGTAGGATAAAGAGTCAGAAGTTTTTCCTTAAATCACTCTTCCCATCTCTGATTCtctaaaacttctttttcaaatagcATC comes from Ricinus communis isolate WT05 ecotype wild-type chromosome 5, ASM1957865v1, whole genome shotgun sequence and encodes:
- the LOC8288874 gene encoding RING-H2 finger protein ATL54; the encoded protein is MGFLSVSVKMPCFGIKFLVASIYYFKTVFIVALTHLRLLKPPQQAYTREEEANDYVLVINRLCPIPVSVPIDVLTALVKKRLVVRKFSSILSRLGKDEDEVCMCPVCLDSINKTHEIRELCNCAHVFHKECLDTWVDEGQVTCPLCRSMLFPDNILTATAEDPWITQRNALFSDDSAISSTK